The following are encoded together in the Methanosarcina flavescens genome:
- the mcrD gene encoding methyl-coenzyme M reductase operon protein D, with the protein MSDSASNTEDFIQIEIFPSRILSPETAQKLITEIYKVDGVIRVMVQGNRLPDKVCSGPGTGEKVEHPLKKPIQIGDQVVELKICVGRIRVELSNAEAKEQIREVCEKLFPFPFEFREGHFLKKKPTVTDYAKLGPGADPRFLGMVDPKSRADQLIFIEKQEKQEKKDKNE; encoded by the coding sequence ATGTCAGACTCTGCTTCAAATACTGAAGATTTTATTCAAATCGAAATTTTTCCCAGTAGAATCCTGTCCCCTGAAACAGCTCAGAAACTCATAACTGAGATTTATAAGGTGGACGGGGTAATCCGCGTCATGGTGCAGGGCAACCGGCTGCCTGATAAGGTATGTTCTGGTCCCGGCACCGGGGAAAAGGTGGAACATCCATTGAAAAAGCCTATTCAGATTGGAGATCAGGTTGTTGAATTGAAAATCTGTGTGGGCAGGATCAGGGTTGAACTTTCAAACGCCGAAGCTAAAGAGCAGATCAGGGAAGTATGCGAAAAACTGTTCCCGTTTCCCTTTGAATTCAGGGAAGGACATTTCCTCAAAAAGAAGCCTACTGTAACTGACTATGCCAAACTCGGTCCTGGAGCAGATCCTCGGTTTCTTGGTATGGTAGATCCCAAATCCAGAGCAGACCAGCTCATCTTTATCGAGAAACAAGAGAAGCAAGAAAAAAAGGATAAAAATGAGTGA
- the mcrC gene encoding methyl-coenzyme M reductase I operon protein C → MMIDRETQVVDCRCGGGLGKGGGLAQRGTLSEAGRAEVVAIAMSPGQRHITKPVCEITYGMRKENIQVSVLVLYSGTGIPESGMRTGSFVLSPVEVAQIEMHKLAVIHLGNIKDHVVRKTREILSQANIPAIVVSQIPVDFEDFAEAGIKTRLVMPRDENILTKGIVMDMISGVTRGDSCPRDKLNLIIKYVKTTLDQLEDHKGVA, encoded by the coding sequence ATGATGATCGACCGGGAAACGCAGGTAGTTGACTGCAGATGCGGTGGCGGACTTGGCAAAGGAGGAGGACTTGCTCAGCGAGGTACTCTGTCGGAAGCCGGCCGTGCTGAGGTCGTAGCTATTGCCATGAGTCCCGGACAGAGGCATATCACAAAACCGGTATGCGAGATCACATACGGAATGAGGAAAGAGAACATCCAGGTCAGTGTATTGGTACTATACTCAGGCACCGGAATTCCTGAATCCGGAATGAGAACCGGATCTTTTGTACTGAGTCCGGTAGAAGTCGCACAGATTGAAATGCACAAACTGGCTGTTATTCACCTCGGAAATATCAAGGACCATGTTGTTAGAAAAACCAGGGAAATCCTGAGCCAGGCTAATATCCCGGCGATTGTAGTCAGCCAGATCCCAGTGGATTTCGAGGATTTTGCAGAAGCAGGGATAAAGACGAGATTAGTGATGCCAAGGGATGAAAATATTCTTACAAAGGGAATTGTGATGGATATGATAAGCGGAGTTACACGTGGTGACTCCTGTCCCAGGGACAAGCTAAATTTGATCATTAAATACGTCAAGACTACATTAGACCAGTTAGAAGATCATAAAGGAGTTGCATGA
- the mcrG gene encoding coenzyme-B sulfoethylthiotransferase subunit gamma yields MAYERQFYPGATSVAENRRKHMSGKLEKLREISDEDLTAILGHRAPGSDYPSTHPPLAEMGEPACSIRENVEPTPGAKAGDRVRYVQFTDSMYNAPATPYFRSYFAAINFRGVDPGTLSGRQIVEARERDMEQCAKVQMETEITDPALSGMRGATVHGHSVRLQEDGVMFDMLDRRRLEGGTIIMDKDQVAIPLDRKVDLGKPMSSEEAAKRTTIYRVDNVPFRDDAEVIEWVQRIFDLRTKYGFQPK; encoded by the coding sequence ATGGCATACGAGAGACAATTTTATCCAGGCGCAACATCAGTTGCCGAAAATAGAAGAAAACACATGTCTGGAAAACTTGAGAAACTCAGGGAGATTTCAGACGAAGACTTAACAGCAATTCTCGGGCACAGAGCCCCAGGAAGTGACTATCCAAGCACCCACCCACCACTTGCAGAGATGGGAGAGCCGGCATGCTCGATTCGCGAGAATGTTGAACCTACACCCGGTGCAAAGGCCGGTGACAGAGTCAGGTATGTCCAGTTTACTGACTCCATGTACAACGCGCCTGCAACCCCATACTTCAGATCATACTTTGCAGCAATCAACTTCAGAGGCGTAGACCCAGGTACCCTTTCCGGACGTCAGATCGTAGAGGCCCGTGAGAGGGACATGGAACAGTGCGCAAAGGTCCAGATGGAAACCGAAATCACAGACCCCGCACTCTCAGGTATGCGTGGAGCAACTGTCCACGGTCACTCTGTCCGTCTCCAGGAAGATGGTGTGATGTTCGACATGCTCGACAGGAGAAGACTCGAAGGTGGCACCATTATAATGGACAAGGACCAGGTTGCAATCCCACTCGACAGGAAAGTAGACCTCGGAAAGCCAATGTCCAGCGAGGAAGCCGCAAAGAGGACCACAATTTACCGTGTGGACAATGTACCTTTCAGGGACGATGCAGAAGTCATTGAATGGGTACAGAGGATATTTGATCTGAGAACAAAGTACGGATTCCAGCCGAAATGA
- the mcrA gene encoding coenzyme-B sulfoethylthiotransferase subunit alpha — MAADIFEKFKKSMEVKFAQEFGSNKQTGGDITSNTTKFLRLGPEQDDRKVEMIKAGKEIAEKRGLAFYNPMMHSGAPLGQRAITPYTISGTDMVCEPDDLHFVNNAAMQQFWDDIRRTCIVGLDMAHETLEKRLGKEVTPETINHYLEVLNHAMPGAAVVQEMMVETHPALVDDCYVKVFTGDDSLADEIDKQFLIDINKEFPEEQAAQIKASIGKTSWQAIHIPTIVSRTTDGAQTSRWAAMQIGMSFISAYAMCAGEAAVADLSFAAKHAALVSMGEMLPARRARGPNEPGGLSFGHLSDIIQTSRKVLDDPAKVALEVVGAGCMLYDQIWLGSYMSGGVGFTQYATAAYTDDILDNNVYYDVDYINDKYNGAANVGKDNKIKATLDVVKDIATESTIYGIETYEKFPTALEDHFGGSQRATVLAAAAGVATALATSNANAGLSGWYLSMYLHKEAWGRLGFFGYDLQDQCGATNVLSYQGDEGLPNELRGPNYPNYAMNVGHQGGYAGIAQAAHAGRGDAFTVNPLVKVCFADELLPFNFAEPRKEFGRGALREFMPAGERSLVVPAR; from the coding sequence ATGGCAGCAGACATTTTTGAAAAATTTAAAAAGAGTATGGAAGTCAAATTCGCACAGGAATTTGGTTCAAACAAGCAGACAGGCGGCGACATCACCAGCAATACCACAAAGTTCCTGAGACTGGGCCCTGAACAGGACGACAGAAAGGTCGAAATGATTAAGGCCGGTAAGGAAATTGCAGAAAAGAGAGGCCTTGCATTCTACAACCCAATGATGCACTCTGGTGCTCCCCTCGGTCAGCGTGCAATCACTCCTTACACCATCTCCGGTACTGACATGGTCTGTGAACCTGACGACCTGCACTTCGTCAACAACGCTGCAATGCAGCAGTTCTGGGACGACATCAGGAGAACCTGTATTGTCGGTCTTGACATGGCTCACGAGACTCTTGAGAAGAGGCTGGGTAAGGAAGTTACCCCTGAAACCATTAACCACTACCTTGAAGTCCTTAACCATGCCATGCCCGGTGCAGCAGTGGTTCAGGAAATGATGGTTGAAACCCACCCTGCCCTTGTTGACGACTGCTACGTCAAGGTCTTTACCGGTGACGACTCACTTGCAGACGAAATTGACAAGCAGTTCCTCATTGACATCAACAAGGAATTCCCAGAAGAACAGGCAGCCCAGATTAAGGCTTCCATCGGCAAGACCTCCTGGCAGGCAATCCACATCCCAACAATTGTCTCCAGAACAACTGACGGTGCTCAGACCTCAAGGTGGGCAGCCATGCAGATCGGTATGTCCTTCATCTCCGCATACGCAATGTGCGCCGGTGAAGCAGCCGTCGCTGACCTGTCCTTCGCTGCAAAGCACGCAGCTCTTGTCTCAATGGGCGAAATGCTCCCAGCAAGGCGTGCACGTGGTCCAAACGAGCCCGGTGGACTATCCTTCGGTCACCTGTCAGACATCATCCAGACAAGCCGCAAAGTCCTTGACGACCCAGCAAAGGTAGCCCTTGAAGTCGTCGGTGCAGGCTGTATGCTCTACGACCAGATCTGGCTCGGATCCTACATGTCCGGTGGTGTCGGGTTCACCCAGTATGCAACAGCTGCATACACCGATGACATCCTCGACAACAACGTGTACTATGACGTTGACTACATCAACGACAAGTACAACGGTGCTGCAAACGTCGGCAAGGACAACAAGATAAAAGCAACCCTCGACGTCGTAAAGGACATCGCAACCGAATCCACAATCTACGGTATCGAGACCTACGAGAAGTTCCCGACTGCCCTTGAAGACCACTTCGGAGGTTCCCAGAGAGCAACCGTGCTCGCAGCCGCAGCCGGTGTCGCAACTGCCCTCGCAACCTCAAACGCCAATGCCGGACTCTCAGGCTGGTACCTCTCCATGTACCTGCACAAGGAAGCATGGGGCAGACTTGGATTCTTCGGATACGACCTGCAGGACCAGTGCGGTGCTACAAACGTTCTGTCCTACCAGGGCGACGAAGGTCTTCCAAACGAACTCCGTGGTCCAAACTACCCCAACTACGCAATGAACGTCGGTCACCAGGGTGGATACGCAGGTATCGCTCAGGCAGCCCACGCAGGTCGTGGAGACGCATTCACCGTCAACCCACTCGTAAAGGTCTGCTTCGCTGACGAACTCCTGCCCTTCAACTTCGCTGAGCCCAGGAAAGAGTTCGGCCGCGGTGCCCTGAGAGAGTTCATGCCTGCTGGTGAGAGATCCCTCGTCGTTCCAGCAAGGTAA
- a CDS encoding 50S ribosomal protein L11 methyltransferase, translating to MEINCKCGNRCIKPVSEVLKDIDLFYKPCNNCKAENIKKFSPLADQINLDKIDNYFGSCKCGKRHLDVVMSHVLKVMIDEGIKDKKANLRNSCIPLVTLGYPINSPPYLSENSLVILSNEMDKKSAERIVKEVGEVKGVLKGDIRKTVGIKDTDSNPHVYELLAGCDLRCDIIQTPYGALGIYKYQHEIHVEFPRIEFPKIEILEKTLKNYDRPAVLDCTCGPGTLGITCLKAGARKVIFNDIWNPAIETTLINLGANGFPVKPSDSGDELIASGDKFEVYSMDIRKLVNCVDEKFDICIVDTFPGVDTTEFVEAAGKLGKKVVVI from the coding sequence ATGGAAATAAACTGTAAATGTGGAAATAGGTGCATAAAACCAGTTTCGGAAGTATTAAAAGATATTGATTTGTTCTATAAGCCCTGTAACAATTGTAAAGCAGAAAATATAAAGAAATTTTCTCCTCTAGCCGATCAGATTAACTTAGATAAAATTGATAATTATTTTGGGAGTTGTAAATGCGGTAAGAGGCACCTTGATGTTGTAATGTCTCACGTGCTAAAAGTAATGATTGATGAAGGAATAAAAGATAAAAAAGCTAATTTAAGGAATTCATGTATTCCTCTTGTGACTCTAGGCTATCCAATTAATTCTCCTCCCTATTTGTCTGAGAATTCTTTAGTAATATTATCTAATGAAATGGATAAAAAAAGTGCTGAAAGAATTGTTAAAGAGGTTGGGGAGGTCAAAGGAGTTTTAAAGGGAGATATAAGAAAAACAGTGGGTATAAAGGATACTGATTCTAACCCTCACGTATACGAACTTCTTGCTGGATGCGATTTGAGATGTGATATTATACAGACTCCTTACGGTGCTTTAGGAATATACAAATATCAGCATGAAATCCATGTAGAGTTTCCAAGGATAGAATTTCCCAAAATAGAGATACTTGAGAAAACTTTGAAAAATTATGATAGACCTGCTGTTCTTGATTGTACATGTGGTCCAGGGACTTTAGGAATCACATGCCTTAAAGCCGGAGCGCGAAAAGTAATTTTTAATGATATATGGAACCCTGCAATAGAAACTACTTTAATTAATTTGGGAGCTAATGGATTTCCAGTTAAACCATCAGATAGTGGAGATGAATTAATAGCTTCTGGAGACAAATTTGAAGTTTACAGCATGGATATAAGAAAACTAGTGAATTGTGTGGATGAGAAATTTGATATCTGTATTGTAGATACATTCCCTGGGGTAGATACAACAGAATTCGTAGAGGCTGCAGGGAAATTAGGCAAAAAAGTTGTCGTAATTTAA
- the aroA gene encoding 3-phosphoshikimate 1-carboxyvinyltransferase — MRVSIDKSSIKGEVFAPSSKSYTHRAITLAALSKESIVRRPLISADTLATVRASELFGASIEKMEDKLIIHGNNGKPKVPDDVINAANSGTTLRFMTAVAALTEGITVLTGDASLRTRPNGPLLEVLNKLGVKACSTRGNERAPLVVKGGIKGQEVSIDGTISSQFISALLIICPLAENSTILSIKGQLKSRPYIDITLEMLELAGAKIHTDDSNGTRFTIPGKQKYDFKDYTIPGDFSSASYLLAATAMIGGSEVTVKSLFPSRQGDEVIIETLRQMGADIIWDKEAGNVTVRGGRRLKAITFDAGSTPDLVPTIAVLAAVAEGTSRIENAEHIRYKETDRLRALATELPKFGVDLKEERDSLTITGGKLQGAQVHGWDDHRIVMALTLAGMVAGNTTIDTTESVSISYPNFFKDMRSLGARIKDISEE; from the coding sequence ATGCGTGTTTCTATCGATAAATCCTCAATTAAAGGGGAGGTTTTTGCCCCATCTTCAAAGAGTTACACTCACAGGGCTATAACTCTGGCAGCTCTCTCAAAAGAATCAATTGTCAGACGTCCTCTGATTTCAGCCGATACCCTTGCTACAGTCAGGGCTTCCGAATTATTTGGAGCTTCGATTGAGAAAATGGAAGACAAGCTTATTATCCATGGTAATAATGGGAAACCCAAAGTCCCCGATGATGTGATCAATGCCGCAAATTCAGGGACAACCCTTCGCTTTATGACTGCAGTAGCAGCCCTTACTGAAGGGATTACAGTGCTTACAGGCGATGCTTCCCTTCGCACCAGGCCAAACGGACCTCTTCTTGAAGTTCTCAATAAATTGGGAGTAAAAGCCTGTTCCACGCGAGGAAATGAGAGAGCTCCGCTTGTGGTTAAAGGAGGAATAAAAGGGCAGGAAGTGAGCATTGATGGTACTATTAGTTCCCAATTCATCTCTGCCCTCCTCATAATCTGCCCACTTGCTGAAAACAGCACCATTCTTTCCATTAAAGGCCAACTTAAATCAAGACCTTACATTGATATAACCCTTGAGATGCTTGAACTGGCAGGTGCCAAAATACACACAGATGACAGTAATGGTACCAGATTTACAATACCAGGCAAACAGAAGTATGATTTCAAAGATTACACTATTCCAGGTGATTTTTCCTCTGCATCCTATCTGCTCGCAGCCACAGCCATGATCGGCGGCTCGGAAGTTACAGTCAAAAGCCTTTTCCCTTCAAGACAGGGAGATGAGGTAATCATTGAGACTTTGAGACAGATGGGAGCAGATATCATCTGGGATAAAGAAGCAGGTAATGTGACCGTCAGGGGGGGAAGAAGATTAAAAGCTATAACCTTTGATGCAGGGTCAACTCCTGATCTTGTTCCGACCATTGCTGTTCTGGCTGCAGTTGCCGAGGGAACGAGCAGGATTGAAAACGCTGAGCATATCAGATATAAGGAAACAGACCGTCTGCGTGCCCTTGCAACCGAACTTCCAAAGTTTGGGGTAGACCTTAAAGAGGAAAGGGACAGCCTGACCATCACTGGCGGAAAACTGCAGGGAGCACAGGTTCACGGTTGGGATGACCACAGGATCGTTATGGCACTTACTCTGGCAGGAATGGTTGCAGGAAACACAACCATTGACACAACCGAGTCCGTTTCTATTTCTTACCCGAATTTCTTTAAAGATATGCGCAGTCTTGGAGCAAGAATTAAGGATATTTCAGAAGAATAA
- a CDS encoding thymidylate synthase encodes MENNFEIGRIVRAKNISDAWYRGLNIIWNHGKVITDERGSQIREFMNLMVVIEDPYTDRIPHDTAWNEERLEEYAKQLISGENIQDFEYTYGQRLRNWSGEVDQIKYVIEKLQETPTSRRAIAVTWIPSVDTKVNEVPCMMLDDFKIRDGKIHLTTLFRSHDFGGAYPANLYGLSRLLEYVADRVGTEPGTITTVSISAHIYDHDWDQIENIVKGVN; translated from the coding sequence ATGGAAAACAATTTTGAGATTGGCAGGATCGTCAGAGCTAAAAATATATCTGATGCATGGTACCGTGGGCTTAACATTATCTGGAACCACGGGAAGGTGATTACCGATGAAAGGGGAAGCCAGATAAGGGAATTCATGAATCTGATGGTAGTTATTGAAGATCCTTATACTGATAGAATCCCGCACGATACTGCCTGGAATGAGGAAAGGCTTGAGGAGTATGCAAAGCAGCTGATCTCAGGTGAAAACATACAGGACTTTGAGTACACTTACGGACAACGCCTTAGAAACTGGAGCGGGGAAGTGGACCAGATAAAATATGTAATCGAAAAGCTGCAGGAAACCCCGACATCAAGGAGAGCAATAGCAGTCACATGGATCCCATCAGTAGATACTAAAGTTAACGAAGTCCCCTGCATGATGCTCGATGACTTTAAGATAAGAGATGGAAAGATTCACCTTACTACTCTCTTTAGAAGCCACGATTTTGGTGGAGCTTATCCGGCAAACCTTTACGGGCTCTCGAGACTCCTCGAGTATGTAGCCGATCGGGTTGGAACCGAGCCAGGCACAATCACTACTGTTAGTATCTCAGCGCATATCTATGACCATGATTGGGATCAGATAGAAAACATCGTAAAAGGGGTAAACTGA
- the htpX gene encoding zinc metalloprotease HtpX: MKNMLKTTVLLAALTGLMIVIGRVIGGPTGMVIAFLFAIILNFGSYWYSDKIVLKMYRAKEVSPAEAPNLHRIVDGLVMRAGIPKPKVYIVESGMPNAFATGRNPQNAAVAVTTGILQLLSYEEMEGVLAHELAHVKNRDTLISAIAATLAGVVTMLANWAQWAAIFGGFGGRDDEDSGGIIGLIAMAILAPIAATLIQLAISRSREFAADAEGASICRKPWALADALEKLEYGNSHYRPSISDVQAKESSAHMFIVNPLKGGAIQSLFRTHPVTDERVRRLRAMRI; this comes from the coding sequence ATGAAGAACATGCTTAAAACTACAGTTTTGCTTGCCGCCCTTACTGGTCTCATGATCGTGATAGGAAGGGTTATTGGGGGACCGACTGGAATGGTTATTGCTTTTCTTTTTGCAATAATCCTGAACTTCGGAAGCTACTGGTACAGCGACAAGATCGTACTCAAAATGTACAGGGCAAAGGAAGTTTCCCCAGCGGAAGCTCCGAACCTGCACAGGATTGTTGATGGGCTCGTTATGAGAGCAGGGATACCAAAGCCTAAAGTATATATCGTAGAGTCCGGAATGCCGAATGCCTTTGCAACCGGCAGAAATCCACAGAATGCGGCTGTGGCTGTTACAACCGGGATTCTTCAATTGCTCTCTTATGAAGAAATGGAAGGTGTGCTGGCACACGAACTTGCACATGTGAAGAATAGGGATACCCTGATAAGTGCTATAGCTGCAACCCTTGCAGGTGTTGTCACAATGCTTGCCAACTGGGCTCAGTGGGCTGCAATTTTCGGCGGTTTCGGAGGCAGGGATGATGAAGATAGCGGCGGAATAATAGGTCTTATCGCGATGGCAATTTTAGCACCTATCGCTGCAACCCTGATTCAGCTTGCAATCTCAAGATCAAGAGAATTTGCAGCCGATGCAGAGGGGGCCAGCATTTGTAGAAAGCCCTGGGCACTTGCCGATGCCCTTGAGAAGCTTGAATACGGGAATTCCCATTACAGGCCTAGCATTTCAGACGTGCAGGCAAAGGAAAGTAGCGCTCATATGTTTATTGTCAACCCATTAAAAGGCGGAGCGATCCAATCTCTCTTCAGAACTCACCCTGTAACCGATGAAAGGGTTAGGCGCCTGAGAGCAATGAGGATCTGA
- a CDS encoding dihydrofolate reductase family protein, translating to MKENMSRIKLYIACSLDGFIAREDGSIDWLTKYDNNPETDYGYSEFYSSIGTVLMGRKTYEQVLDFGNLWGKKSYVFTRQSEPLHREKNVEFVSGNVGEFVCRLKESTDEDIWLVGGSQLIKAFLEENLVEDLIVTIVPIILGGGIPLFDRIGKEIRLKTGRVERYENGLVGVGYKVQGWSQK from the coding sequence TTGAAAGAAAACATGTCTAGAATTAAACTCTATATCGCCTGCAGTCTCGACGGCTTCATAGCCCGAGAAGACGGCAGCATAGACTGGTTAACAAAATATGATAACAATCCTGAAACAGACTACGGCTATTCTGAATTCTATTCCTCGATAGGAACAGTCCTAATGGGCAGAAAAACCTATGAACAGGTTCTGGACTTTGGAAACTTATGGGGAAAAAAGTCATATGTTTTCACACGACAAAGCGAGCCCCTGCACCGGGAAAAAAACGTAGAATTTGTTTCCGGAAACGTCGGGGAATTTGTTTGCCGGCTTAAGGAAAGTACTGATGAGGATATCTGGCTCGTTGGGGGATCACAGCTTATAAAGGCATTCCTTGAAGAAAATCTGGTCGAAGATCTGATTGTTACTATTGTTCCCATTATTCTTGGAGGTGGGATTCCACTGTTTGATCGGATTGGGAAAGAAATAAGATTAAAGACCGGAAGGGTTGAAAGATATGAGAACGGGCTGGTGGGAGTGGGGTATAAGGTTCAGGGTTGGTCACAAAAATAA
- a CDS encoding nitrilase-related carbon-nitrogen hydrolase — MTNVKAACIQMNISLCSKQENLERALDLGEEAVSKEAELLVYPEVFSTGFCYDRIEEVAETVSGPTLEALCDFSKEYECILAGSIIEKREMEGVSKERQLSPQFNLGFCIESGKLAGVHRKTQLYGPEKEYFALGDRIHPIRLQKHGLSIGLIVCNELRYPEVARKLTVEGADLLVSAAEIPDFYLYPWRIMSLSRAIENQLPHIACNRVGKDRYSNYPGGSFIADGWGRILGEAGKKECILLGEIDLEEAKKIRQTGSILEDRRPELY; from the coding sequence GTGACTAACGTGAAAGCCGCCTGCATCCAGATGAATATCTCACTTTGCTCAAAACAGGAAAATCTTGAGCGTGCCCTCGACCTGGGCGAAGAAGCGGTTTCTAAAGAGGCGGAGTTGCTCGTTTATCCTGAAGTTTTCTCAACAGGATTTTGTTATGATCGGATAGAGGAAGTGGCTGAGACGGTCTCAGGCCCTACGCTGGAAGCTTTATGTGATTTTTCAAAAGAATATGAGTGTATTCTTGCAGGCTCAATAATAGAAAAGAGAGAAATGGAAGGCGTAAGTAAAGAAAGACAGCTTTCTCCTCAGTTCAACCTCGGTTTTTGCATAGAATCCGGAAAGCTTGCAGGCGTACACAGGAAAACTCAGCTTTATGGTCCTGAAAAAGAATATTTTGCACTTGGAGACCGGATACACCCTATTAGGCTGCAGAAACATGGACTTTCCATAGGGCTCATAGTCTGTAACGAACTCCGGTATCCTGAGGTAGCTCGAAAACTGACAGTTGAGGGAGCCGACCTGCTGGTATCAGCTGCCGAAATACCAGATTTTTATCTATATCCCTGGCGAATTATGTCTTTATCCCGGGCAATTGAAAATCAGCTGCCTCATATCGCCTGCAACAGGGTGGGAAAAGACAGGTACTCAAATTATCCAGGTGGCTCTTTTATTGCTGACGGATGGGGTCGGATTCTGGGAGAAGCTGGAAAAAAGGAATGTATTCTTCTCGGAGAAATCGATCTTGAGGAAGCAAAAAAAATCAGGCAAACTGGCTCGATTCTGGAAGATCGTAGACCTGAACTTTATTAA
- the gatB gene encoding Asp-tRNA(Asn)/Glu-tRNA(Gln) amidotransferase subunit GatB: MVYENPDGVRIGLEIHIQLNKLKTKMFCGCSTDYHNAAPNTHTCPVCLGLPGALPVLNKKAVEAAIKVGLALEGKIAEETQFHRKNYFYPDLPKGFQITQYDFPIVSRGKVVIEGEDGEHTVGITRAHMEEDPGRLVHIGSIEKSKGVLIDYNRSGMPLIETVTEPDMRSPKEARRFLDKFRNILEYLDVFDGNLEGAMRVDANVSVHGGTRVEIKNISSHKGVERALLYEIMRQKNVIRRGGKVVQETRHFDEGRGVTLPMRTKEEAEDYRYFREPDLTPMCVTDWIPAIKETLPELPDAKRSRFMEQYGITDMHARSLTSKIMLADFYEGVCAEGVDPKLAATWTADVFLGELNYRDLAISSYDGEKIGFIHAKDPRIKKSFKVSDMVELVNLFDEGKISDRAAVEVIRTMLNTTEEKTPSQIIEEKGLFKAEDDLVTKAVAEAITENEAAVQDYLGGTEKSLNFLVGQVMKKTKGTADAKTARELIIKELKG; this comes from the coding sequence ATGGTCTATGAAAACCCTGATGGGGTAAGAATCGGGCTTGAGATCCATATCCAGTTGAACAAACTTAAAACCAAGATGTTCTGCGGCTGCTCTACGGACTATCACAATGCAGCTCCCAATACTCACACCTGCCCTGTTTGCCTGGGTCTTCCGGGAGCGCTTCCTGTACTGAACAAAAAAGCAGTGGAAGCTGCAATTAAAGTGGGGCTTGCCCTCGAAGGGAAGATCGCAGAAGAGACGCAGTTCCACAGGAAGAACTACTTCTACCCTGACCTTCCCAAAGGTTTCCAGATTACGCAGTATGATTTCCCAATCGTAAGCAGAGGAAAAGTCGTAATTGAGGGTGAAGACGGGGAACATACGGTAGGGATCACAAGAGCCCACATGGAAGAAGATCCTGGAAGGCTTGTGCACATAGGGAGCATAGAGAAATCAAAGGGTGTACTTATAGATTACAACAGGTCAGGTATGCCTCTGATTGAGACTGTTACAGAACCCGACATGCGCAGCCCCAAAGAGGCAAGAAGGTTCCTTGATAAATTCAGAAATATCCTTGAGTATCTTGATGTGTTTGACGGCAACTTGGAAGGCGCAATGCGTGTGGATGCAAATGTCTCTGTCCACGGGGGTACCCGCGTTGAGATCAAGAATATCTCCTCTCATAAAGGAGTGGAGAGAGCCCTTCTCTATGAGATTATGCGCCAGAAGAATGTGATCAGGCGTGGAGGAAAAGTCGTACAGGAAACACGCCACTTCGACGAGGGCAGGGGTGTTACTCTCCCAATGAGGACAAAAGAAGAAGCTGAAGACTACCGGTACTTCCGCGAACCCGACCTCACGCCTATGTGCGTTACAGACTGGATTCCTGCAATTAAAGAAACCTTGCCTGAACTTCCGGATGCCAAGCGCTCCCGTTTCATGGAGCAGTATGGAATTACAGATATGCATGCGCGGTCTCTTACATCAAAGATTATGCTTGCTGACTTCTATGAAGGGGTCTGTGCAGAAGGTGTAGATCCAAAGCTTGCAGCCACCTGGACGGCTGACGTATTCCTAGGAGAGTTAAACTACCGTGATCTTGCAATCTCTTCTTATGATGGGGAGAAGATAGGCTTCATCCATGCAAAAGATCCGAGAATAAAGAAGTCCTTTAAAGTTTCGGATATGGTAGAACTGGTTAACCTCTTTGATGAAGGTAAAATCAGTGACAGGGCTGCAGTTGAAGTTATTCGAACCATGCTGAACACCACTGAGGAAAAAACCCCATCCCAGATTATCGAAGAAAAGGGGCTTTTCAAAGCCGAAGACGATCTGGTAACTAAAGCTGTTGCCGAAGCAATCACCGAGAATGAAGCTGCCGTACAGGACTATCTTGGAGGCACGGAGAAATCCCTGAACTTCCTTGTGGGGCAGGTCATGAAAAAGACAAAAGGTACGGCAGACGCAAAAACTGCACGCGAACTGATAATCAAAGAACTAAAAGGGTAA